The Humulus lupulus chromosome 3, drHumLupu1.1, whole genome shotgun sequence genome window below encodes:
- the LOC133821100 gene encoding uncharacterized protein At2g29880-like, producing the protein MDAKNVDIDDHASWPEAIESHYIGLLYEEAKKGLQTTTLDKKGWLKIENDIFNSFGKRYKTPQLKSNFNRLRKAHREFSHLLEQTGMGWDTQTKTVTASDEVWDTYLKKYPNAKRFRKKGLQHYEMLGEIFNNTTATGGMSYASTQLPPSSVEERQQERHFVGTGAHVDIDLEFDGDNYGEEEEVTGVCRRATSAPPDAPKPKEKKNKGANSAFDQVMGELAKSISAKTEASLTQSETMRKYYESREKRISEETSNVTNSYNVEDCQSILDGIPDLDNKIYLKALHEFVATPEWHGIFMRMNEERRRAYLDSLLE; encoded by the exons ATGGATGCGAAGAATGTAGACATTGACGATCATGCTTCTTGGCCTGAGGCTATTGAATCACATTATATTGGTCTTTTGTATGAAGAGGCTAAAAAAGGATTACAAACAACAACCTTGGACAAAAAAGGATGGCTAAAAAtagaaaatgacatatttaattcttttggaaaGAGATATAAAACGCCTCAATTGAAATCCAATTTCAATCGGTTGAGAAAGGCACATCGAGAATTTTCTCATCTTTTGGAACAAACTGGTATGGGATGGGATACTCAAACAAAAACTGTTACAGCAAGTGATGAAGTATGGGACACTTATCTAAAG AAATATCCAAATGCTAAGAGATTTCGAAAAAAAGGATTGCAACATTATGAGATGCTTGGAGAAATATTCAATAATACAACAGCCACTGGTGGTATGAGTTATGCATCCACTCAACTTCCGCCTTCTTCAGTTGAGGAACGCCAACAAGAGCGTCATTTTGTTGGCACTGGAGCACATGTTGATATTGATCTTGAATTTGATGGTGATAATTAtggagaggaagaagaagttacTGGTGTATGTCGTCGAGCTACTTCTGCTCCACCAGATGCACCAAaaccaaaagagaaaaagaacaaAGGGGCTAATTCTGCCTTCGACCAAGTGATGGGAGAACTTGCAAAAAGTATTTCTGCTAAGACTGAGGCATCATTAACACAGAGTGAGACTATGCGTAAGTATTATGAATCGAGAGAAAAAAGAATTAGTGAGGAAACCAGCAATGTCACTAATTCTTACAATGTGGAAGATTGTCAAAGCATTCTTGATGGTATTCCAGATCTGGATAACAAAATATACCTCAAAGCGTTGCATGAGTTTGTAGCAACCCCAGAATGGCACGGAATATTCATGAGAATGAATGAGGAGCGTCGACGTGCTTATCTTGATTCATTGTTGGAGTga